In Chryseobacterium camelliae, one DNA window encodes the following:
- the bamA gene encoding outer membrane protein assembly factor BamA, whose product MKFRLLPIIMFVASAHFYGQVTPQDSTRVNNPVHADSQTGTYTLKDIVVDGVKKYTPAQILRFTGLSKGETVDIPGQKISNAIKKLWDTQSFSEVEVYVQSIEGETVVLRFHLQDLKELGEVKFTGKGIGKSKNEKLAKDNNLKPGTKITQNLVSSLKTNIPKEYIKKGFADAKITIQDKVNANDPSLVDWTINVDKGKKVKIDHIEFEGNTNVTDAKLRKKGFKETKQKRFGIGGILKPSKYIEEKYQEDKQNLINYYNSLGYRDATIVSDSVWRNKRNNYEINVKLNEGKKYYIGDITFTGNTVYPTDYLQRMLGYKKGDIYDAVGFNKKVGEDGGKEDDSDIKSMYMNNGYLFSNVTPVEKSVTGDAVNLEIRINEGEKATWNKVTWQGNTTTHDHVILRALRTKPGNLFAKSDIKRTYFDLAGMSFFDPQQIGQDINPNQQDNTVDINWKLVEKGSSQVQLQAGYGGNSFIGTLGLTFNNFSLRNFLRFKDFKPVPQGDGQTLSIQAQAGQYFQNYGISFTEPWVFGTRPTALSVSINNSRVKYSDSAGNAQKLNIFSASAGLNKQLRWPDDYFSLYTGLQYQKYNFSNYPFEFGNTTEYYGNANNLSLNLGLTRNSAGIDPIFPTMGSNIELSAKLTPPYSLFSNKDYSTMTPTDKYKWMEFYKIKFKADVYNEIVGKLVLRSSAEMGFMDGYNKELGAPPFERFYVGGTGLFGGRFDGRELIPLRGYENASTYGGTVDDITQKGGGTIYNRFTLELRYPISLNQTAKIYALTFAEGGNVWNSWGSYNPFQLKRSVGVGVRVYMGAFGLIGFDFAYGFDKTVLGTEPSGWKTHFLMNQSL is encoded by the coding sequence ATGAAGTTTAGACTATTACCCATCATTATGTTTGTTGCTTCTGCACATTTTTATGGACAGGTAACTCCGCAGGACAGCACAAGGGTGAACAATCCTGTACACGCAGACAGCCAGACAGGCACATACACTTTGAAAGACATCGTTGTAGATGGGGTGAAAAAATATACACCGGCACAGATTCTGAGATTTACAGGCCTTTCAAAAGGCGAAACTGTAGATATTCCGGGGCAGAAAATCAGTAACGCTATCAAAAAGCTTTGGGATACGCAGTCCTTTTCGGAAGTTGAAGTATACGTACAGAGCATTGAAGGGGAAACTGTAGTACTGAGATTTCACCTTCAGGATCTGAAAGAACTTGGAGAAGTGAAATTCACAGGTAAAGGGATTGGAAAATCCAAGAACGAAAAGCTTGCCAAAGACAACAACCTTAAGCCGGGGACCAAAATAACCCAGAACCTTGTTTCAAGCCTTAAGACCAATATTCCTAAAGAATATATCAAGAAAGGATTTGCAGATGCCAAGATTACCATCCAGGATAAGGTAAACGCCAATGACCCGTCTCTGGTAGACTGGACAATCAATGTGGATAAAGGTAAAAAAGTCAAAATCGACCATATCGAATTTGAGGGCAACACCAATGTGACGGATGCAAAACTCAGAAAGAAAGGATTTAAGGAAACCAAGCAAAAAAGATTCGGCATTGGTGGTATTCTGAAACCATCTAAATATATTGAAGAAAAATATCAGGAAGATAAACAAAACCTGATCAATTACTATAACTCATTAGGGTACAGGGATGCAACCATTGTTTCGGATTCCGTATGGAGAAATAAAAGAAACAATTACGAAATCAACGTCAAGCTTAACGAGGGTAAGAAATATTACATTGGTGATATTACCTTTACCGGTAATACCGTATATCCTACAGATTACCTCCAGAGAATGCTGGGATATAAAAAAGGTGATATTTACGATGCCGTAGGATTCAATAAAAAAGTTGGAGAAGACGGCGGGAAAGAAGATGACTCCGACATTAAATCCATGTACATGAATAACGGTTATCTGTTTTCCAACGTAACTCCGGTGGAAAAATCAGTGACCGGGGATGCCGTAAATCTGGAGATCCGTATCAATGAAGGGGAAAAAGCAACCTGGAATAAAGTAACCTGGCAGGGAAACACCACTACCCATGACCACGTAATCCTGCGTGCACTCCGAACAAAACCGGGTAACCTTTTTGCGAAAAGCGATATTAAGAGAACCTACTTTGATCTTGCGGGAATGTCTTTCTTCGACCCTCAGCAGATCGGGCAGGATATTAATCCTAATCAGCAGGACAACACGGTTGACATCAACTGGAAGCTGGTAGAAAAAGGATCTTCACAGGTACAGCTACAGGCCGGTTATGGTGGAAACAGCTTTATCGGAACTTTAGGGCTTACCTTTAACAATTTCTCTCTGAGGAATTTCCTGAGATTTAAAGATTTCAAACCGGTTCCTCAGGGAGATGGGCAAACATTATCCATCCAGGCACAGGCAGGACAGTATTTCCAGAACTATGGAATTTCATTTACTGAGCCTTGGGTATTTGGAACAAGGCCAACGGCCCTTTCAGTGAGCATCAATAATTCCAGGGTAAAATATTCAGATAGTGCAGGTAATGCACAGAAATTGAATATATTTTCTGCATCTGCAGGGTTAAATAAGCAGCTAAGATGGCCGGACGATTACTTCTCCCTGTATACTGGACTTCAGTATCAGAAGTATAATTTCAGCAACTATCCGTTTGAGTTTGGTAATACAACAGAATATTATGGTAATGCCAATAACCTCAGTCTTAACCTTGGTTTAACCAGGAATTCTGCAGGGATTGACCCTATATTCCCAACTATGGGTTCCAATATAGAGCTTTCTGCTAAATTAACGCCTCCTTATTCACTATTCAGCAACAAGGATTATTCTACGATGACTCCAACAGATAAATACAAGTGGATGGAGTTTTACAAGATCAAGTTTAAAGCGGATGTTTATAATGAGATTGTAGGTAAGCTTGTACTGAGATCTTCTGCTGAAATGGGATTCATGGATGGATACAACAAAGAATTGGGAGCACCGCCGTTTGAAAGATTTTATGTAGGGGGAACAGGATTGTTCGGAGGGAGATTCGACGGTCGGGAACTGATTCCTCTGAGAGGATATGAAAATGCTTCCACCTACGGAGGAACAGTAGATGATATTACACAGAAAGGAGGAGGTACTATTTATAACAGATTTACGTTAGAACTTAGATACCCGATCTCACTGAACCAGACAGCTAAAATTTATGCCCTTACTTTTGCAGAGGGAGGTAACGTATGGAATTCTTGGGGCAGCTATAATCCGTTCCAGCTGAAAAGATCAGTCGGTGTCGGAGTAAGAGTTTATATGGGTGCCTTCGGACTTATCGGATTCGACTTTGCGTATGGATTTGATAAGACAGTTCTGGGAACAGAACCTTCAGGATGGAAAACCCACTTCTTGATGAACCAGTCATTATAA
- a CDS encoding OmpH family outer membrane protein: MKKLSVLFAAVMMVVSVGMAKAQKIATLDVIGVLNVMPEKKKADADLKTFLDAKQAEIKKKADAAQTKFQQYQTEAPKKTAEENAAREAEMKKLGEEIQQMNDKAQKDFVAKQDAAYEPIEKKLNDAVSKVAKASGYDYIMDANSSAFVYKNGPDATAAVKKELGIQ; this comes from the coding sequence ATGAAAAAATTAAGTGTATTATTTGCAGCAGTAATGATGGTTGTATCGGTAGGTATGGCAAAAGCTCAAAAAATTGCTACTTTAGACGTTATAGGTGTTCTTAATGTAATGCCTGAAAAGAAAAAAGCGGATGCCGATTTAAAGACCTTCCTGGATGCCAAGCAGGCAGAGATCAAGAAAAAAGCAGATGCTGCTCAAACTAAATTTCAGCAATACCAGACAGAAGCACCTAAAAAAACAGCTGAAGAAAATGCTGCCAGAGAAGCTGAAATGAAAAAACTGGGTGAAGAAATCCAGCAGATGAATGACAAAGCACAGAAAGATTTTGTAGCTAAGCAAGATGCAGCTTATGAACCGATTGAAAAGAAGCTGAACGATGCAGTAAGCAAAGTAGCTAAAGCAAGCGGTTATGATTATATCATGGATGCTAATTCATCGGCTTTCGTTTATAAAAACGGTCCGGATGCTACTGCAGCTGTAAAAAAAGAATTAGGAATTCAGTAA
- a CDS encoding acyl-CoA thioesterase: MEKEVSTTVKVRFSDCDPIGHLNNVKYLDYMFNAREDHVETFYGFTYEEYTKKTGCTWIAIQNEIAYLKEVRYNTQVVISSKTIEIQDRTAKVEILMKSLDEKTIHAVLWVTVIYFNVKNRRSEVYPQEIKDTFHKFYVDLDQKDFQSRVKFLRSQNAKNS, encoded by the coding sequence ATGGAAAAAGAAGTATCAACTACCGTAAAAGTCAGGTTCAGTGACTGTGATCCGATAGGACATTTGAATAATGTAAAATACCTGGACTATATGTTCAATGCCCGGGAAGATCATGTCGAAACATTTTACGGCTTTACCTATGAAGAATATACCAAGAAGACAGGATGTACCTGGATTGCCATACAGAATGAAATTGCTTACCTGAAAGAAGTGCGCTATAATACACAGGTGGTCATCAGCAGTAAAACAATAGAAATTCAGGACAGGACGGCCAAGGTGGAAATTCTGATGAAAAGCCTGGATGAAAAAACCATTCATGCTGTTCTGTGGGTAACGGTCATCTATTTTAATGTCAAAAATAGGCGGTCTGAAGTTTATCCTCAAGAAATAAAAGACACATTCCATAAATTCTATGTAGATTTAGACCAGAAAGACTTTCAGTCAAGAGTAAAATTTTTAAGATCACAAAACGCGAAAAATTCATGA
- a CDS encoding exopolysaccharide transport family protein, which yields MIPEKNSKVERNDAQKEKYGNFALFDAEHFVRRLLRNWYWFLFMFLIGYVISWIYGKYYAQNIYASNLSLSVSNNTASYFTPNQSINFIWGQGGNQDGVYLKKMLLSRSHNEFLVKELDLFVNYSTKGMIKSTYLDKDDSPVFLEIDKKHPQQINYAITLIPKSNGTYEVVLPEEGETTNLYNYQYEGFQNVQPYARPKNKIIKVGEWYTSPNLKFRLIKNPVEPKIRLTNIIVNLSSVNQMVNEIVSTIGIEFDKEINTIMIITKTGYNLNSTVNFLNKSVGQLQKKRLADRMTVDKNTEIYLKDNLASIRKKLDSSADVLNYLKTTEKLYDIKDRDEKTLVEIKDLEAKKADLISKLSSLNRIRSTIETQNFNNMISTNAAGFEDGMFGATVAELKALYEKRRELSTIYTPGSEPMLEINRQIREAKMGSSGMLGNYYNRYNTEISKINQKIDEANANMSSYPEKQRKYLDAERGYNMIEATYNSLLGRQNETQMKLATNQSDITVIDPAKNVGQSPIAPNIKGTKMVIIGGLLLLPLFLIAASEILDSKIRNIKELLNATRIPLLGVIGNNNNENMLTVLEQPKSSVSEAFRGIRANMRFLSGENNQSKVVLITSSIGGEGKTYISINLASVLGLSDKKTILLGMDLRKPKIFGDFKIDNQYGISNYLTGEVSIDQIINKTRVSNLDVATSGPIPPNPSELLMSERNVQFIEELKKRYDFIIIDSPPVGLVADSFELMKYSDVNIYVVRHEYTEKYMLKMITEKYHDGEVQKLGIVYNDYNTKQGYGYGYGYGYGYGYGYGYFDEDKNYKEPLLIRIRNKIKAIFKN from the coding sequence ATGATCCCGGAAAAAAACTCCAAAGTAGAAAGAAATGATGCCCAGAAGGAAAAATACGGCAATTTCGCTTTATTTGACGCTGAGCATTTTGTCAGGAGGCTCCTGAGGAACTGGTATTGGTTTTTGTTCATGTTCCTGATAGGATACGTTATATCCTGGATTTATGGAAAATATTACGCGCAGAATATCTACGCATCCAACCTGTCTCTAAGCGTTTCCAATAATACGGCAAGCTATTTCACGCCTAACCAGTCTATTAACTTCATATGGGGACAGGGAGGAAACCAGGATGGGGTATACCTGAAAAAAATGCTCCTCTCCAGATCGCATAACGAGTTTCTGGTAAAGGAACTGGATCTCTTCGTCAATTATTCTACCAAGGGGATGATCAAGTCTACGTATCTTGACAAAGATGACTCCCCTGTATTTTTAGAAATTGATAAAAAACATCCTCAGCAGATCAATTACGCCATTACACTTATTCCTAAAAGCAACGGGACTTATGAAGTCGTATTGCCGGAAGAAGGGGAAACAACTAACCTTTATAATTACCAGTACGAGGGATTTCAGAATGTGCAGCCTTATGCCCGCCCGAAGAATAAAATAATCAAGGTAGGTGAATGGTATACTTCTCCGAATTTAAAATTCAGGCTGATTAAAAATCCTGTAGAACCGAAAATCAGGCTTACCAATATCATTGTTAACCTGTCATCAGTCAATCAGATGGTTAATGAAATTGTTTCTACCATAGGAATTGAATTTGATAAGGAGATCAATACCATTATGATCATTACCAAAACAGGGTATAACCTTAACAGTACGGTTAATTTCCTTAATAAATCGGTAGGACAGCTGCAGAAAAAAAGGCTTGCAGACAGGATGACCGTGGATAAGAATACCGAGATCTATCTGAAAGACAACCTGGCCAGCATCAGAAAAAAACTTGATTCCAGTGCAGATGTTCTGAACTATCTGAAAACTACGGAAAAGCTGTATGACATTAAAGACAGGGATGAAAAAACATTGGTAGAAATCAAAGATCTGGAAGCGAAAAAAGCTGACCTCATCAGTAAGCTTAGTTCACTGAACAGGATAAGAAGTACAATAGAGACTCAGAATTTCAACAATATGATCAGTACCAATGCTGCAGGCTTTGAGGACGGAATGTTTGGGGCGACGGTAGCGGAGCTGAAAGCTTTATATGAAAAAAGGAGGGAACTGTCCACCATCTATACACCAGGGTCTGAGCCGATGCTTGAAATCAACCGGCAGATCAGAGAGGCTAAAATGGGATCTTCAGGAATGTTAGGCAACTATTATAACCGGTATAATACTGAAATCAGCAAAATCAACCAAAAAATTGACGAAGCAAATGCCAATATGTCTTCTTATCCGGAAAAGCAGAGAAAATACCTCGATGCGGAAAGGGGATATAATATGATTGAAGCCACCTACAACAGTTTGCTGGGCAGACAGAATGAAACGCAGATGAAATTGGCTACCAATCAGTCTGATATCACGGTTATTGACCCTGCCAAAAATGTAGGACAGTCTCCAATAGCGCCTAATATCAAAGGGACCAAAATGGTTATCATAGGAGGATTATTACTTCTCCCTCTGTTTTTAATTGCAGCCAGTGAAATACTTGATAGTAAGATCAGGAACATCAAGGAACTGCTTAATGCAACGAGAATTCCTCTTCTTGGTGTCATTGGAAACAACAACAATGAGAATATGCTTACCGTTCTGGAACAGCCGAAGTCTTCTGTCTCTGAGGCATTTAGGGGAATTCGGGCAAATATGAGGTTTCTTTCGGGAGAAAATAATCAGAGTAAGGTAGTTCTGATCACTTCCTCCATCGGAGGAGAGGGGAAAACCTATATCTCTATCAACCTGGCTTCGGTTCTAGGTTTAAGCGATAAGAAAACCATCTTGTTGGGAATGGACCTCAGAAAACCAAAAATATTCGGAGATTTTAAGATTGATAATCAGTATGGGATTTCCAATTACCTTACCGGTGAAGTGTCCATAGACCAGATCATCAATAAGACCCGGGTATCCAATCTGGACGTGGCTACTTCAGGACCTATACCTCCAAATCCTTCTGAACTTCTGATGAGCGAGAGGAATGTGCAGTTTATTGAAGAGCTTAAGAAAAGATATGATTTCATTATCATAGACTCTCCGCCGGTAGGCCTTGTGGCGGATTCCTTTGAACTTATGAAATATTCTGATGTCAATATTTATGTCGTTCGACACGAATATACCGAGAAATATATGCTGAAAATGATTACTGAAAAGTATCATGACGGTGAGGTTCAGAAGTTAGGTATCGTATATAATGACTATAATACAAAACAGGGATATGGCTATGGTTACGGCTATGGTTACGGTTACGGCTATGGTTATGGCTATTTTGATGAGGATAAAAATTATAAAGAACCGCTTCTCATAAGAATAAGGAATAAAATAAAAGCAATATTTAAAAACTAA
- a CDS encoding glycosyltransferase family 4 protein produces MKNFELLLSHSGIPLFYLKVGLGFLFSFLITYFSVPTIIKISRRKNLMDEPGLRSSHLRKIPNLGGIAIFYSIGICSSIFAYELFDLYKFLFASLIILLYIGVMDDIVVMRAYKKLVAQIIVSSLIVIGSDIRIRSLFGIFGIYELTYFVSVLFSIITFIVLINAFNLIDGIDGLAGGYSVICSALFGISYYRLGEYNYPLVVFSMIIIGAVLAFLYYNLSNYRTNKIFMGDTGSMLLGFLLAFTSICFIDIFIDKALPNVPRYHLQSAPVVAVAILILPIVDTLNVIIVRLINGKSPFDADKNHIHHKLLRLNLTHRRSSFYIIVYYLFIVTLAYYLRHINVNLLLVIILFTGFLGAYLPDFIYNTRNLKSNN; encoded by the coding sequence ATGAAGAACTTTGAATTGCTCTTATCACACTCAGGCATTCCCCTTTTTTATCTGAAGGTAGGGTTAGGCTTTCTTTTTTCGTTTCTTATTACCTATTTTTCCGTTCCTACCATTATTAAGATATCAAGAAGGAAAAACCTTATGGATGAGCCGGGATTGAGAAGTTCCCATTTGCGGAAAATTCCCAACTTGGGCGGTATTGCCATTTTTTATTCCATCGGAATATGTTCCTCTATTTTTGCCTATGAGCTTTTCGACCTGTACAAGTTTTTGTTTGCTTCATTGATTATTCTGCTTTATATAGGCGTCATGGATGATATCGTAGTAATGCGTGCCTATAAGAAACTGGTCGCGCAAATCATTGTTTCATCATTGATTGTCATAGGCTCAGACATACGGATCAGAAGTCTTTTCGGGATCTTCGGTATTTATGAGCTTACGTATTTTGTAAGTGTATTGTTCAGTATTATTACCTTTATTGTATTAATCAATGCTTTTAACCTGATTGACGGTATCGACGGCCTGGCCGGCGGATATTCGGTTATTTGCAGTGCACTTTTCGGGATCAGTTATTACCGCCTGGGGGAATACAATTATCCATTGGTTGTTTTTTCCATGATCATCATAGGTGCTGTATTGGCATTCTTATATTACAATCTTTCCAATTACAGGACCAATAAAATCTTTATGGGCGATACAGGATCTATGCTCTTAGGCTTTCTGCTTGCATTTACGTCCATCTGTTTTATAGATATTTTCATAGATAAGGCACTTCCGAATGTGCCGAGATACCATTTACAGTCTGCTCCTGTAGTAGCGGTGGCAATTCTCATACTGCCCATCGTAGATACCCTGAATGTGATCATTGTAAGGCTTATCAACGGGAAATCTCCTTTCGATGCAGATAAAAATCATATTCATCACAAACTTCTAAGATTAAATCTTACCCATCGTAGATCCAGTTTCTACATCATTGTCTACTATCTTTTTATTGTTACCCTGGCCTATTACCTGAGGCATATCAATGTTAACCTGCTCCTAGTGATTATTTTGTTTACTGGCTTTCTCGGAGCTTACCTCCCTGATTTCATATATAATACAAGAAATTTAAAAAGTAATAATTAA
- a CDS encoding OmpH family outer membrane protein has product MENPLLDEPVIITDMRNLRILFTCVLLLFFGVSNAQKIGVVDTEYILGMMPQYKEAEARLNAQIDTWQNELQSLQSEYEKKRSAFENEKVLLVGDQLKLREKEVMDLEKNIKTTTSLRFGATGEITKLRTNLVQPFQDQIWNAIKTMSEKNGLGIVLDKSNNVNVIFLQKRFDYTDKVLDILLKGTEKKEKTNSKK; this is encoded by the coding sequence ATGGAAAACCCACTTCTTGATGAACCAGTCATTATAACAGATATGAGAAACCTTAGAATACTTTTCACATGTGTTTTACTCCTGTTCTTCGGAGTCAGCAATGCCCAGAAAATAGGTGTTGTGGATACCGAATACATCTTGGGCATGATGCCTCAGTATAAGGAAGCGGAAGCAAGGCTCAATGCACAGATCGATACCTGGCAGAATGAACTTCAGAGCTTACAGTCTGAGTACGAAAAGAAGAGGTCTGCTTTTGAAAATGAAAAAGTATTGTTGGTAGGGGATCAGCTTAAGCTGAGAGAAAAAGAAGTGATGGATCTTGAAAAGAATATCAAGACGACAACCAGCCTTCGTTTCGGAGCAACCGGAGAAATTACCAAGCTTAGGACCAACCTGGTTCAGCCTTTTCAGGACCAGATCTGGAATGCCATCAAGACCATGTCTGAAAAGAATGGTTTGGGAATTGTCCTGGATAAAAGTAATAATGTGAATGTTATTTTTCTTCAGAAAAGATTTGATTATACAGACAAAGTTCTGGACATTCTTTTAAAGGGAACAGAAAAAAAAGAAAAAACTAATAGCAAAAAATAA
- a CDS encoding polysaccharide biosynthesis/export family protein, whose translation MKNYKYLFLLLASCMLASCITTKEVRYLQPNESLVINEEGLVPYNIPTYRITKNDILNLNIVTTPKGDAAQFYSALNTSGGSGSPGVNNALGGAVGSSGSGMGGNINFYFNGLKVESNGDINIFGIGYIKAEGRTIDEVSKEIQEKVNENFQVGKSEVRLNTNGITYYILGDIETVGISGEKVVHKNTLTITEALAMNGGLNRTVDRKNVTIRRKLPEGIKTAKIDLTREDLMNSPFYYVQNGDEIYLNTRAKSLNGFGKDPIQTLTTGVSVITTALSIYLLLKNL comes from the coding sequence ATGAAGAATTATAAGTATTTGTTCCTACTCTTGGCTTCATGTATGCTTGCTTCGTGTATTACCACAAAAGAAGTAAGGTACCTGCAGCCTAACGAAAGCCTCGTCATTAATGAGGAAGGCCTTGTTCCCTACAATATCCCGACTTACAGAATTACCAAAAATGATATCCTGAACCTTAATATTGTGACCACTCCTAAAGGAGATGCGGCCCAGTTTTATTCTGCTTTGAATACTTCAGGGGGATCGGGGAGCCCGGGAGTTAATAATGCTTTGGGGGGAGCTGTGGGTTCCTCAGGGTCCGGAATGGGTGGAAACATTAATTTTTATTTTAACGGACTGAAGGTGGAATCTAACGGAGATATCAATATTTTCGGCATCGGATATATTAAGGCGGAAGGAAGAACAATAGATGAAGTATCCAAAGAAATTCAGGAAAAAGTAAATGAAAACTTCCAGGTGGGTAAATCTGAAGTAAGGCTCAATACCAACGGAATAACATATTATATTTTAGGAGATATTGAGACCGTAGGAATTTCAGGAGAAAAAGTAGTCCATAAAAACACCCTTACCATTACAGAAGCACTGGCAATGAACGGAGGGTTAAACCGTACGGTAGACCGTAAGAATGTAACGATCCGCAGAAAGTTACCTGAAGGTATTAAAACGGCTAAAATTGATCTTACCCGTGAAGATCTTATGAATTCTCCTTTTTACTATGTACAGAACGGAGATGAAATCTATCTCAACACCAGGGCGAAAAGCCTCAACGGATTCGGAAAAGATCCTATACAAACTTTAACAACAGGAGTTTCAGTAATTACTACAGCATTATCCATTTATTTGCTTCTTAAAAACTTATAA
- the porG gene encoding type IX secretion system protein PorG → MNKKLLFSFLAALGTVVSVKAQRNELGVRLGMSNLVGDVGRTNYILQKPLDLNRASDWGVPFYGGLLYRFNFNPYQTVRLDLGYNQVQFSDKAAKEDYRRARNSFGKNNVYEASLMFEYNFFPVNNEQQRGLVSPYIFAGVGGLMFDAPKVTLVNDYRRDADGVAQAPNNELDFTTTPVYSTVKKTVMHVPFGVGLKYKFNHNWAIFAEAMFRYAFTDQLDYSKVLRKDVVSTYNGDILNPSTGGSLLQSGAYYVVSKEREAKFIGERNIGDQESRDWMNTVSLGLTYSFGRPPCYCD, encoded by the coding sequence ATGAATAAAAAACTATTGTTTAGCTTCCTTGCCGCCCTGGGAACTGTGGTAAGCGTAAAAGCACAAAGAAACGAATTGGGAGTTCGTCTGGGTATGAGTAACCTGGTGGGTGATGTAGGAAGAACAAATTATATTTTACAAAAGCCGTTGGATTTAAACAGAGCCTCAGATTGGGGAGTTCCGTTTTATGGAGGGTTATTATATCGTTTTAATTTTAATCCTTATCAGACTGTTAGGCTGGATCTTGGATATAATCAGGTACAGTTTAGTGATAAGGCTGCAAAAGAGGATTACAGAAGGGCAAGAAATTCCTTCGGAAAGAACAATGTATATGAAGCGAGCTTAATGTTTGAATATAATTTTTTCCCGGTAAACAATGAGCAGCAAAGAGGTTTGGTTAGCCCATATATTTTTGCAGGAGTAGGAGGGCTGATGTTTGATGCCCCGAAAGTTACATTGGTTAATGATTACAGAAGAGATGCAGATGGCGTTGCGCAGGCACCGAACAATGAACTGGATTTTACCACTACTCCGGTATACTCCACGGTAAAGAAAACAGTAATGCATGTGCCTTTTGGTGTGGGTCTTAAGTATAAGTTCAATCATAACTGGGCTATCTTTGCAGAAGCGATGTTCAGATATGCATTTACAGACCAGCTGGATTATAGCAAAGTACTGAGAAAAGATGTGGTGTCTACCTATAACGGAGATATCCTAAACCCCTCAACCGGTGGATCTTTATTGCAGTCAGGAGCTTATTACGTGGTATCCAAAGAAAGAGAGGCTAAATTTATAGGAGAAAGAAATATTGGAGATCAGGAATCCAGGGATTGGATGAACACTGTAAGTCTCGGACTTACCTATTCCTTTGGAAGACCTCCATGTTATTGTGATTAG
- the rfbD gene encoding dTDP-4-dehydrorhamnose reductase: MKKIAVIGGNGQLGNCIQKIAPDFESKYEFIFTDSQTLDITDEDQISDFFYNQKPHYCINASAYTAVDLAEKESEKAFAVNAYGVASLAQACAENKTVLIHVSTDYVFGGETNLCYSEDDFTNPTGVYGASKREGEELALENNPQTIIIRTSWLYSEFNKNFVKTMLNLFGQKEELGVVADQFGQPTNANDLAEAIMKIIENPRKIFGIFHFSNYPETTWFDFAGKIAEFSDSSVKLNPLTTDQYPTPAKRPARSTMCLDKIEEVYAIEPKYWENSLEDCVRILTESQSVS, translated from the coding sequence ATGAAGAAGATAGCAGTTATAGGAGGGAACGGCCAATTAGGAAATTGCATACAGAAAATTGCACCTGACTTTGAAAGTAAATACGAATTTATTTTTACAGACTCCCAGACATTAGATATTACTGATGAAGACCAGATCAGTGACTTCTTTTACAATCAGAAACCGCATTACTGTATTAATGCTTCAGCTTATACAGCGGTAGACCTGGCTGAAAAAGAAAGCGAAAAAGCTTTTGCTGTAAACGCGTACGGCGTAGCTTCCCTGGCACAGGCATGTGCAGAAAATAAAACGGTGTTGATTCATGTGTCTACAGATTACGTATTTGGTGGAGAGACCAACCTGTGCTACTCGGAGGATGATTTTACAAATCCCACGGGTGTATATGGTGCATCAAAAAGAGAAGGAGAAGAGCTTGCATTGGAAAATAATCCTCAAACCATTATTATCCGTACTTCGTGGCTGTACTCAGAATTCAATAAAAACTTTGTGAAAACCATGCTGAATCTCTTTGGCCAGAAAGAAGAGTTGGGAGTAGTTGCCGATCAGTTCGGGCAGCCTACAAATGCCAATGACCTGGCAGAAGCCATTATGAAGATTATCGAAAACCCTCGTAAAATATTCGGTATTTTTCACTTTTCAAATTATCCGGAAACAACCTGGTTTGATTTTGCCGGTAAGATTGCCGAGTTTTCTGATTCATCAGTTAAATTGAATCCGCTGACTACAGATCAGTATCCCACTCCTGCAAAAAGGCCTGCTAGAAGTACCATGTGCCTGGATAAAATTGAAGAGGTGTATGCCATTGAACCTAAGTATTGGGAGAACAGTCTCGAGGACTGTGTAAGAATCTTAACCGAAAGCCAGTCCGTATCATGA